From a single Candoia aspera isolate rCanAsp1 chromosome 10, rCanAsp1.hap2, whole genome shotgun sequence genomic region:
- the LOC134503485 gene encoding uncharacterized protein LOC134503485, translating to MSPVVQRQKMKRKGRSPAEKQQGSCDVWLDASALKRCKMMNVVRKSALRILGQYSHPAAVYGPHPCTKQTTISTFFTAQKAEVPLQCLNLGNLPILEDELAWRNLGVQVTDRLYMAKGSVQVAVLAKLLRTAVNQTETRVAPAISLDCYIKAVYLISWLTQIPLLLAGEKDVDPNKRLLASASNSTIGLKDHELLRGKRTMAPTSVLQPSGLQDCKPPPAESTSGLRLLPCCSLPARAQSHGGILRGARGEDAVTEGEAFLATDLTQHLEEKGGLEQQMAPMSPLKEKNGWQGEKSPTSFSRGSQGFKIISSQRTNAGKRRRPPSYTDATFVDLCDSENRDPELEEHTPEAAFLTDSNQTASGFCKKHKNTIGSGEKGHENGSLAPTWPLFTQDSEGHKVILHRFWGERGAPPLPEEPRWGPSSTVRSSFCEGCFGDGCSRERSPSGSLGVRRFSLLTDSSEKSCYDLLFTEDSEGNKVIKH from the exons ATGTCCCCTGTTGTCCAAAGACAGAAAATGAAACGGAAAGGCAGAAGCCCTGCTGAGAAGCAGCAAGGTTCTTGTGATGTGTGGTTGGATGCTTCAGCACTCAAAAGATGCAAAATGATG AACGTTGTCAGGAAGTCAGCGTTACGTATCCTGGGCCAATACTCTCATCCTGCTGCAGTATACGGGCCTCATCCATGCACTAAACAAACCACTATTTCTACTTTCTTCACTGCTCAGAAAGCAG AAGTGCCTCTGCAGTGCCTCAACTTAGGAAACTTGCCAATTCTGGAGGATGAGCTGGCATGGAGGAATCTTGGTGTCCAAGTAACAG ACAGGCTTTATATGGCCAAGGGTTCTGTCCAAGTCGCTGTCTTGGCAAAGCTTCTGAGGACTGCAGTAAATCAAACAGAGACCAG GGTTGCACCTGCCATTTCACTAGACTGCTATATAAAGGCTGTGTATTTGATCTCTTGGCTGACTCAGATTCCACTGCTTTTGGCAGGGGAAAAGGACGTCGACCCAAACAAACGGTTATTGGCCTCTGCGTCAAACAGCACCATCGGCCTAAAAGACCACGAACTGCTTAGAGGGAAAAGAACCATGGCCCCAACTTCTGTCCTTCAACCATCAGGCCTGCAAGACTGCAAACCACCACCTGCGGAGTCAACCAGCGGCTTGCGTCTCCTCCCTTGCTGTTCTCTCCCCGCTCGAGCCCAGAGTCATGGCGGCATCCTTCGTGGGGCTAGGGGGGAAGATGCCGTCACAGAGGGggaggccttcctagccacagaCCTCACTCAGCACCTAGAAGAAAAGGGGGGTCTCGAGCAGCAGATGGCTCCTATGTCGCCTCTGAAAGAAAAAAACGGATGGCAAGGAGAAAAAAGCCCCACTTCCTTTTCTCGGGGTAGCCAAggctttaaaataatttcaagccAAAGAACCAATGCAGGGAAAAGGCGCAGACCCCCTTCTTATACAGATGCTACTTTTGTGGACCTCTGTGACTCTGAAAATAGGGACCCTGAGCTGGAAGAACACACACCGGAAGCAGCATTTTTGACAGATTCCAACCAAACCGCGTCTGGATTCTGCAAGAAGCACAAGAACACCATCGGCAGTGGGGAGAAAGGCCACGAGAACGGCTCCCTAGCTCCGACTTGGCCGCTGTTCACGCAGGACTCTGAGGGCCACAAAGTGATTTTGCACCGCTTCTGGGGTGAGCGAGGTGCACCGCCTCTGCCAGAGGAGCCTCGGTGGGGCCCAAGCAGCACCGTGAGAAGCTCCTTCTGTGAGGGCTGCTTCGGAGATGGTTGCTCCAGAGAGAGAAGCCCCTCCGGGTCTCTGGGCGTGAGGCGCTTCTCTCTTCTGACAGACAGCAGTGAAAAGTCATGTTATGACTTGCTATTCACAGAGGATTCGGAAGGCAATAAAGTCATTAAACATTAA
- the MTFR1L gene encoding mitochondrial fission regulator 1-like, translated as MEAESTIPIWQNKSCGSSRSFVRRIGTNLPLKPCPRASFQALPDVSDFYFNNTPPVPTLADVAWIASDDEETYARVRTDTRPLKHKWKPTPLFVIQRNASVPNLRKQEEKLLALKKPCLPALSRTTELQEELSHLRSQIAKIVAGDSASSSLTPELLSPGSSNVSSPLPCFGPSFQSTTSFVISDITEEEADLESPELPSVSMLCSTTSECCKADLKDSDDDDSVSLSKASSFADMMGILKDIHRMKQNKDSNRSLLKEEDPAILIAEVLRRKFALKDEDVNMKKN; from the exons ATGGAAGCTGAATCA ACAATACCAATTTGGCAGAACAAATCCTGCGGTTCCTCACGCAGTTTTGTGAGAAGAATTGGGACAAACCTTCCTTTGAAACCCTGTCCTAGGGCTTCCTTCCAG GCACTACCAGATGTTTCTGATTTCTATTTCAATAACACCCCCCCGGTCCCCACTCTGGCAGATGTTGCCTGGATTGCTTCTGATGATGAAGAAACATATGCTAGAGTCAG GACAGACACACGTCCCCTGAAGCACAAATGGAAACCCACCCCACTCTTTGTTATTCAGCGGAATGCTTCTGTCCCAAATTTGAGGAAGCAAGAAGAAAAGTTGTTGGCTCTGAAGAAACCGTGTTTACCTGCCTTGAGTCGAACTACAGAACTTCAGGAAGAATTGAGTCACCTGCGGAGTCAGATTGCTAAAATTGTCGCTGGAGATTCAG CTTCCTCTTCATTAACTCCTGAGTTATTATCTCCAGGAAGTTCAAATGTGTCTTCTCCCTTGCCGTGCTTTGGACCCTCATTCCAGTCTACAACTTCCTTTGTCATTAGTGACATCACAGAGGAGGAGGCTGACTTAGAAAGTCCTGAACTTCCATCTGTTTCCATGCTTTGTTCCACAACCTCTGAGTGCTGCAAAGCCGACCTGAAGGATTCCGATGACGACGATTCAGTGTCTCTCTCAAAGGCCAGTAGTTTTGCAGATATGATGGGCATTCTTAAGGACATTCACAGAATGAAACAGAATAAAGACTc GAACAGAAGTTTACTGAAAGAAGAGGATCCTGCAATTCTTATAGCAGAAGTTTTAAGAAGGAAGTTTGCTTTGAAAGATGAAGatgtaaatatgaaaaagaacTGA